From Nguyenibacter vanlangensis, one genomic window encodes:
- a CDS encoding Ni Fe-hydrogenase III large subunit-like protein, with translation MTAPAPPSAVALIRAGEPEAGAWRFRLTEDEWRDLALALRHDPLPFVGLWADGQDVHALFLEAGEWPLVASIAPSQGRYLALSPVRPAAALPERCVQDLWGFAAMEARDTGPWLDHGLWTATWPLSARPGPVSWPPEPPDFAATRVPSGRTVLGAGPADGAHHAPAHLRLALGSGPAASSRIGAAEWRLGYAHRGVAARMRGLDGPAACRLAGRVAAGASVAHQSAFCRALEVATRTEIGPDTHDGRVMLAELERIATALHDVARTVHAAGGAAPAAECERLRETLLDLYGRLFGHRLLMDLVHPQGIGPEDAATLAAVARRTAEQVESGLPAIRRALSWPGLAARMQGRGVMTEQAARALGIGGPAGRASGREDDLRRLAHLVPGYRRDWLDSGVRRAGDVAARVDLRLAEIAGSARILHAAARDFSPGAQPPGTPQRHDGEGVGCAEGPRGAVWYWLRVAGGTILHAAIRDPALAQVAALDHVLPGADPDDAAMIVRSFGLSAAGADQ, from the coding sequence ATGACCGCCCCCGCTCCGCCGTCCGCCGTCGCCCTGATCCGCGCCGGCGAGCCCGAGGCCGGCGCCTGGCGCTTCCGGCTCACGGAGGATGAATGGCGCGACCTGGCGCTCGCCCTGCGGCATGATCCGCTGCCCTTCGTCGGGCTGTGGGCCGACGGGCAGGACGTCCACGCCCTGTTCCTCGAAGCCGGCGAATGGCCGCTGGTGGCCAGCATCGCACCCAGCCAGGGGCGCTATCTCGCCCTGTCCCCCGTCCGTCCGGCCGCCGCGCTGCCCGAACGCTGCGTGCAGGATCTGTGGGGTTTCGCCGCGATGGAGGCCCGCGATACCGGCCCCTGGCTCGATCACGGGCTCTGGACGGCGACCTGGCCGCTCAGCGCGCGCCCCGGCCCCGTCTCCTGGCCACCCGAGCCGCCGGACTTCGCCGCGACCCGCGTCCCGTCCGGCCGGACGGTCCTCGGCGCCGGCCCGGCCGACGGCGCGCATCACGCCCCCGCCCATCTCCGGCTGGCCCTCGGATCGGGACCGGCCGCCTCCAGCCGGATCGGCGCCGCGGAATGGCGCCTGGGCTACGCCCATCGCGGCGTCGCCGCCCGGATGCGGGGGCTGGACGGCCCGGCCGCCTGCCGCCTCGCGGGGCGGGTCGCAGCCGGCGCGTCGGTCGCGCATCAATCCGCCTTCTGCCGCGCGCTGGAGGTCGCGACCCGGACCGAAATCGGTCCCGACACCCATGACGGCCGCGTCATGCTGGCCGAACTCGAACGGATCGCCACCGCCCTGCACGACGTGGCCAGGACCGTCCACGCCGCCGGGGGCGCGGCGCCGGCGGCGGAATGCGAACGCCTGCGCGAAACCCTGCTGGACCTGTATGGCCGCCTGTTCGGCCACCGGCTGCTGATGGACCTGGTCCACCCCCAGGGGATCGGGCCCGAGGACGCGGCCACCCTCGCCGCCGTTGCCCGCCGGACCGCCGAACAGGTCGAATCCGGCCTGCCGGCCATCCGCCGCGCCCTGTCCTGGCCCGGGCTCGCCGCCCGCATGCAGGGGCGCGGCGTCATGACCGAACAGGCCGCCCGCGCGCTGGGCATCGGCGGCCCCGCCGGCCGCGCCTCGGGACGCGAGGACGACCTGCGCCGCCTGGCCCACCTGGTACCCGGCTATCGCCGCGACTGGCTGGATAGCGGCGTCCGCCGGGCCGGCGACGTCGCGGCGCGGGTCGATCTGCGCCTGGCCGAAATCGCCGGCAGCGCGCGCATCCTGCACGCCGCCGCGCGGGATTTCTCTCCCGGCGCGCAGCCCCCCGGCACGCCGCAGCGCCATGACGGCGAGGGCGTGGGCTGCGCCGAGGGCCCGCGCGGCGCGGTCTGGTACTGGCTCCGCGTCGCCGGCGGCACCATCCTGCACGCCGCCATCCGCGATCCGGCCCTGGCCCAGGTCGCGGCGCTCGACCACGTCCTGCCCGGCGCCGATCCCGACGACGCGGCGATGATCGTCCGCTCATTCGGCCTGTCCGCCGCCGGGGCGGACCAGTAA
- a CDS encoding NADH-quinone oxidoreductase subunit B has translation MALMRAILAALAGGHAARRPDLPRLAAPRGRPLALFHVETGGCEGCALEIAALDSAAYALAPTGIRFVATPRLADILLVTGPLTRAMAPVLESAWHAMPDPRALVAVGACAIDGGPFAENYAVLGGLQDRTTIDLAIPGCPPSPAAIMAGLAAILTPAVPR, from the coding sequence ATGGCCCTGATGCGCGCGATCCTGGCCGCCCTGGCCGGCGGCCATGCCGCCCGGCGCCCCGACCTGCCTCGACTGGCGGCGCCGCGCGGGCGCCCGCTCGCACTGTTCCATGTCGAAACCGGCGGCTGCGAGGGCTGCGCGCTCGAAATCGCCGCGCTCGACAGCGCCGCCTACGCCCTGGCGCCGACCGGCATCCGCTTCGTCGCCACGCCGCGCTTGGCCGACATCCTGCTGGTGACTGGCCCGCTGACCCGCGCCATGGCCCCGGTGCTCGAATCCGCCTGGCACGCCATGCCCGATCCCCGCGCCCTGGTCGCGGTCGGCGCCTGCGCGATCGACGGCGGACCGTTCGCGGAAAATTACGCGGTGCTCGGCGGGCTGCAGGACCGCACGACGATCGACCTCGCCATTCCGGGCTGCCCGCCATCCCCCGCCGCCATCATGGCCGGCCTGGCCGCCATCCTCACCCCCGCCGTACCACGCTAG
- a CDS encoding phosphatidylcholine/phosphatidylserine synthase, translating to MRGRRRRRLVRRRRPRVRGPSFNRLIPNIMTMLGLCAGLTGMRFALDDRFGDAAVALLIAACIDGLDGRIARLLRGTSRFGAEFDSLSDFLCFGVAPGFVLYLWALRDAGRYGYLPCIMFTVCMALRLARFNASLDDTDKPKYASNFFTGVPAPAGAGLAMFPLFLGLEARKLGWDGVYAMTRLPLLPALTLSGTAFLLVSTIPVWSFKNFKVPSAYVLPLMLGTGAYAAILVADPWGALAAAGVIYVALLPLSRRSFHKLKKEAQDLQAEDDAPEAGGTA from the coding sequence ATGCGCGGGCGCAGGCGGCGGCGGCTGGTGCGGCGCCGCCGGCCGCGGGTGCGCGGGCCGTCCTTCAACCGGCTGATCCCCAACATCATGACGATGCTGGGCCTGTGCGCCGGGCTGACGGGGATGCGCTTCGCCCTGGATGACCGGTTCGGCGACGCGGCGGTGGCGCTGCTGATTGCGGCCTGCATCGACGGGCTGGATGGGCGCATCGCGCGGCTGCTGCGCGGCACCAGCCGGTTCGGCGCCGAATTCGACAGCCTGTCGGACTTCCTGTGCTTCGGCGTCGCGCCGGGATTCGTGCTGTATCTGTGGGCGCTGCGGGATGCGGGGCGCTATGGCTATCTGCCCTGCATCATGTTCACCGTGTGCATGGCGCTGCGCCTGGCGCGGTTCAATGCCAGCCTGGACGATACCGACAAGCCCAAATATGCCAGCAATTTCTTCACCGGCGTGCCGGCGCCGGCCGGGGCGGGGCTGGCGATGTTTCCGCTGTTCCTGGGGCTGGAGGCGCGCAAGCTGGGCTGGGACGGGGTCTATGCCATGACGCGGCTGCCGCTGCTGCCGGCGCTGACGCTGAGCGGCACCGCGTTTCTGCTGGTGTCGACCATTCCGGTCTGGTCGTTCAAGAATTTCAAGGTGCCGTCGGCCTATGTGCTGCCGCTGATGCTGGGCACCGGGGCCTATGCGGCCATCCTGGTGGCCGATCCGTGGGGGGCGCTGGCCGCCGCGGGGGTGATCTATGTGGCGCTGCTGCCGCTGAGCCGACGCAGCTTTCACAAGCTGAAGAAAGAGGCGCAGGACCTGCAGGCCGAGGATGATGCGCCGGAGGCGGGCGGGACGGCCTAG
- a CDS encoding phosphatidylserine decarboxylase, translating to MLDRPTRTLHELRPMSLIQSMKLVLAPPHRAARPFLLASGAAALAGRALPWRPAKWLGTAAGLFFGFCLYFFRDPERVPPADAHLALAPADGRVVSVEKVSPPESLEMGDAPVWRIATFLSVLDVHINRMPAAGTVTRVAYHPGQFLNASLDKASELNERNALRLTLPDGRNLAVVQIAGLIARRILCEAEEGMAYEAGERFGLIRFGSRTDLYLPPGVEPLVAAGQTMVGGETVMARL from the coding sequence GTGCTTGACCGTCCGACCCGAACGCTTCATGAACTTCGGCCCATGTCCCTGATCCAATCCATGAAACTCGTCCTGGCGCCGCCGCATCGGGCGGCCCGTCCCTTCCTTCTGGCATCCGGCGCGGCCGCGCTGGCCGGCCGGGCCCTGCCGTGGCGGCCGGCGAAGTGGCTGGGCACGGCGGCCGGGCTGTTCTTCGGCTTCTGCCTGTATTTCTTCCGCGATCCCGAGCGGGTGCCGCCCGCCGACGCGCACCTGGCCCTGGCCCCCGCCGACGGGCGCGTGGTGTCGGTGGAGAAGGTCAGCCCGCCCGAATCGCTGGAGATGGGCGATGCCCCGGTATGGCGGATCGCAACCTTTCTGTCGGTGCTGGACGTGCATATCAACCGCATGCCGGCGGCCGGGACGGTGACCCGCGTGGCCTATCACCCCGGCCAGTTCCTGAATGCCAGCCTGGACAAGGCGTCGGAGCTGAACGAGCGCAACGCGCTGCGCCTGACCCTGCCGGACGGGCGGAACCTGGCGGTGGTGCAGATCGCGGGGCTGATCGCCCGGCGCATCCTGTGCGAGGCCGAGGAAGGCATGGCCTATGAGGCCGGGGAGCGGTTCGGGCTGATCCGCTTCGGCTCGCGCACCGACCTGTACCTGCCGCCCGGCGTCGAGCCGCTGGTCGCGGCGGGGCAGACGATGGTGGGCGGCGAGACCGTCATGGCGCGTCTCTGA
- a CDS encoding methyltransferase domain-containing protein yields MQDDIRTAAKFYASRPGENTARLLRQRLRTFWPSTGPGSAPRAGERILGLGYTLPYLPLWARPGAASGAAPGAVMCLSARLDTAVTRDAATIAPIGVHDCMVAEDRLPFPELHFDRVLMVHALETAERPDELLRSAWKILKDDGRLLLVVPNRAGWWAHADDTPFGQGAPFSPRQIARRLSRAFLRAERHDGALYLPPMGAAHRALGNLAEAAGHALLPALGGVFVIEAVKDVYAGMPAAPAPALIRVPRRIYEPG; encoded by the coding sequence ATGCAAGACGACATCCGCACCGCCGCGAAATTCTATGCCAGCCGGCCGGGCGAGAACACCGCGCGGCTGCTGCGGCAGCGGCTGCGGACATTCTGGCCGAGTACGGGGCCCGGGTCCGCGCCCCGGGCGGGCGAGCGGATCCTGGGGCTGGGCTATACGCTGCCCTATCTGCCGCTTTGGGCGCGGCCGGGGGCGGCCTCGGGAGCGGCCCCGGGGGCGGTCATGTGCCTGTCGGCGCGGCTGGATACGGCGGTGACGCGCGATGCGGCGACCATCGCGCCGATCGGCGTGCATGACTGCATGGTGGCCGAGGATCGGCTGCCCTTCCCCGAGCTGCATTTCGACCGGGTGCTGATGGTCCATGCGCTGGAGACCGCCGAGCGGCCGGACGAGCTGCTGCGGTCCGCATGGAAGATCCTGAAGGATGACGGGCGGCTGCTGCTGGTGGTGCCGAACCGCGCGGGGTGGTGGGCGCATGCGGACGACACGCCGTTCGGCCAGGGCGCGCCCTTTTCGCCGCGCCAGATCGCGCGCCGCCTGTCGCGGGCCTTTCTGCGGGCCGAGCGGCATGACGGGGCGCTGTACCTGCCGCCGATGGGGGCCGCGCACCGGGCGCTGGGAAACCTGGCCGAGGCGGCGGGCCATGCGCTGCTGCCCGCGCTGGGGGGCGTGTTCGTGATCGAGGCGGTCAAGGACGTGTATGCCGGCATGCCTGCGGCGCCGGCCCCGGCACTGATCCGCGTGCCGCGGCGGATCTATGAACCCGGCTGA
- the gloB gene encoding hydroxyacylglutathione hydrolase encodes MGLSIRPIPILTDNYAWFLRDEESGATALVDPAEEAPLVAAIEAEGGRLDQIFLTHHHADHVVATDALRKRFGAIVTGAAADAYRLPMLDYAVSDGDTVALGDMIGTVMETPGHTRGHIAYYFAAAPALFCGDTLFSLGCGRLFEGSAEEMFHALHRIAALPDSTLVCCGHEYTLANTRFALAVDPDNAALHARVAEINTLRAEARPTVPVRLGLEKQTNPFLRAPDVATFARLRREKDVFR; translated from the coding sequence ATGGGACTTTCGATCCGCCCGATCCCGATCCTGACCGACAATTACGCCTGGTTCCTGCGTGACGAGGAAAGCGGCGCCACCGCCCTGGTCGACCCGGCCGAGGAAGCCCCCCTGGTCGCCGCGATCGAGGCCGAAGGCGGCCGGCTCGACCAGATTTTCCTGACGCATCATCATGCCGATCACGTGGTGGCGACCGACGCGCTGCGCAAGCGCTTCGGCGCGATCGTCACCGGGGCCGCGGCCGACGCCTACCGCCTGCCGATGCTCGACTACGCCGTGTCCGACGGCGACACGGTCGCCCTGGGCGACATGATCGGCACGGTGATGGAAACTCCCGGCCACACGCGCGGCCATATCGCCTATTATTTCGCCGCCGCGCCGGCCCTGTTCTGCGGCGACACGCTGTTCAGCCTGGGCTGCGGCCGCCTGTTCGAAGGCTCGGCCGAGGAAATGTTCCACGCGCTGCACCGCATCGCCGCCCTGCCGGACAGCACCCTGGTCTGCTGCGGGCACGAATATACCCTGGCCAATACCCGCTTCGCCCTGGCGGTCGACCCCGACAACGCGGCCCTGCACGCCCGCGTCGCCGAAATCAACACCCTGCGGGCCGAGGCCCGCCCCACCGTGCCCGTCCGGCTGGGGCTGGAAAAACAGACCAACCCCTTCCTGCGCGCCCC